Proteins encoded within one genomic window of Eublepharis macularius isolate TG4126 chromosome 10, MPM_Emac_v1.0, whole genome shotgun sequence:
- the LOC129337137 gene encoding cytochrome P450 26B1, which yields MLFQPFDVVSALATFVACLVSVTLLLAVSQQLWQLRWAATRDKACKLPIPKGSMGFPLVGETFHWLLQGSYFQSSRREKYGNVFKTHLLGRPLVRVTGAENVRKILMGEHSLVSTEWPRSTRMLLGPNTVANSIGDVHRHKRKVLSKIFSHEALETYLPKIQLVIQDTLRAWSSNPEPINVYYEAQKLTFRMAIRVLLGFRIPDEELSHLFEVYQQFVENVFSLPVDLPFSGYRKGIRAREALQKGLERAIQEKLQNMQGKDYSDALDLLIESGKENGKELTMQELKDGTLELIFAAYATTASASTSLIMQLLKHPQVLEKLREELRSKGMLHNGCLCEGSLRLDTLSGLHYLDCVIKEVLRLFTPISGGYRTVLQTFELDGFQIPKGWSVMYSIRDTHDTAPVFKDVDVFDPDRFGQGRTEDKDGRFHYLPFGGGVRTCLGKHLAKLFLKALAIELASTSRFELATRTFSRVTLVPVVHPVDGLRVKFFGLDSNQNEILTETEAMLDATV from the exons ATGCTCTTCCAGCCCTTCGACGTGGTCTCGGCGCTGGCCACCTTCGTGGCCTGCCTGGTCTCGGTGACGCTGCTGCTGGCCGTCtcccagcagctgtggcagctgCGCTGGGCCGCCACCCGCGACAAAGCCTGCAAGCTGCCCATCCCCAAGGGCTCCATGGGCTTCCCGCTGGTCGGAGAGACCTTCCACTGGCTGCTGCAG GGCTCCTACTTCCAGTCCTCCCGGCGGGAGAAGTACGGCAACGTCTTCAAGACGCACCTGCTGGGGCGGCCGCTGGTGCGCGTGACCGGCGCCGAGAACGTACGCAAGATCCTGATGGGCGAGCACAGCCTGGTCAGCACCGAGTGGCCGCGCAGCACGCGCATGCTGCTCGGCCCCAACACCGTCGCCAACTCCATCGGGGACGTGCACCGCCACAAGAGGAAG GTGCTCTCCAAAATATTCAGCCATGAAGCCCTGGAGACCTACCTCCCCAAGATCCAGCTGGTGATCCAAGACACGTTGCGGGCGTGGAGCAGCAACCCGGAGCCCATTAACGTCTATTACGAGGCACAGAAACTCACGTTCCGCATGGCCATCCGCGTCCTGTTGGGCTTCCGGATCCCAGATGAAGAGCTCAGCCACCTCTTTGAGGTCTATCAGCAGTTTGTGGAGAACGTCTTCTCCTTGCCCGTGGACCTGCCTTTCAGTGGCTACCGGAAG GGCATTCGGGCCCGGGAGGCATTGCAGAAGGGTCTGGAGAGAGCCATCCAGGAAAAACTGCAGAATATGCAAGGCAAGGACTACTCGGATGCGCTGGACCTGCTGATTGAAAGCGGCAAGGAGAACGGGAAGGAGCTGACCATGCAAGAGCTGAAG GACGGCACCCTGGAGCTGATCTTTGCAGCCTACGCCACCACCGCCAGTGCCAGCACGTCCCTGATCATGCAGCTCCTGAAGCACCCCCAGGTCCTGGAGAAGCTCCGCGAGGAGCTGAGGAGCAAAGGGATGCTGCACAATGGCTGCCTCTGCGAGGGCTCCCTCCGGCTGGACACGCTCAGCGGCCTCCACTACCTGGACTGCGTCATCAAGGAGGTGCTGCGGCTCTTCACCCCCATCTCGGGCGGCTACAGGACGGTGCTGCAGACCTTTGAGCTGGAC GGCTTCCAGATCCCCAAAGGCTGGAGCGTCATGTACAGCATCCGGGACACTCACGACACGGCCCCTGTGTTCAAGGATGTGGACGTGTTTGACCCTGACCGCTTCGGGCAGGGCCGCACCGAAGACAAGGACGGCAGGTTCCATTACCTGCCTTTTGGTGGAGGTGTACGGACCTGTCTCGGCAAACACCTGGCAAAACTGTTCCTCAAAGCTCTCGCCATTGAGCTGGCCAGCACAAGCCGTTTTGAGTTAGCCACCAGGACTTTCTCTCGGGTCACGCTGGTGCCTGTGGTCCACCCAGTCGATGGACTGAGGGTGAAGTTCTTCGGACTGGATTCAAATCAGAATGAGATCTTGACAGAAACTGAGGCCATGTTGGATGCCACTgtctga